From a single Anaerolineaceae bacterium oral taxon 439 genomic region:
- a CDS encoding ferredoxin-NADP reductase, producing the protein MYKILRKKSLNPTVTLMEVEAPFVARKAKAGQFIIFRVDAFGERVPLTIADANPETGSVTIIFQIVGAATQKLNMLNEGEFIQDFVGPLGTPSKVEGFKKVAVVGGGVGSAIAYPVAKAFHNAGAIVHTIAGFRSQDLVILEDEFRAVSEKMVLMTDDGSYGEKGLVTDALRSLIDGGENYEEVVAIGPLIMMKFVAKLTKEYGIHTVVSMNPIMVDGTGMCGCCRLTVGGKTLFACVDGPEFDAHQVDFDEAISRSGIYKGFERHAYEESCNLFKQEVK; encoded by the coding sequence ATGTATAAAATTTTACGAAAGAAATCATTGAACCCGACTGTCACGCTGATGGAAGTGGAGGCGCCGTTTGTCGCTCGAAAGGCGAAAGCCGGCCAGTTTATTATTTTTCGGGTCGACGCGTTCGGCGAACGCGTGCCATTGACGATCGCCGACGCTAATCCGGAAACGGGAAGCGTCACGATTATTTTCCAAATCGTCGGGGCGGCGACGCAGAAGCTGAACATGCTGAACGAGGGCGAGTTTATTCAGGATTTCGTCGGTCCGTTGGGCACGCCTTCGAAGGTTGAAGGTTTCAAGAAGGTTGCGGTCGTCGGCGGAGGCGTCGGCTCCGCGATCGCTTATCCGGTCGCGAAAGCGTTTCATAATGCCGGCGCAATCGTGCATACGATCGCGGGTTTTCGGAGTCAGGACCTGGTTATCTTAGAGGACGAATTCCGCGCGGTCAGCGAAAAAATGGTCCTGATGACCGATGATGGAAGTTACGGCGAGAAAGGGCTGGTGACCGACGCGCTGCGTTCGCTGATCGACGGCGGGGAAAATTACGAAGAGGTTGTCGCGATCGGACCGTTGATCATGATGAAATTTGTTGCGAAGCTCACGAAAGAATACGGTATCCATACGGTCGTATCGATGAACCCGATTATGGTCGACGGAACCGGGATGTGCGGATGCTGCCGGCTGACGGTTGGCGGGAAGACGCTGTTTGCCTGCGTCGACGGTCCTGAATTCGACGCGCATCAGGTCGATTTCGACGAAGCGATTTCGCGCTCCGGGATTTATAAAGGTTTTGAACGTCACGCGTACGAAGAATCCTGCAATCTCTTCAAACAGGAGGTTAAATAA
- a CDS encoding glutamate synthase (NADPH), homotetrameric: MANMRPTKNEMPEQPALVRNHNFKEVTLGYTPELAIDEAKRCLQCKHRPCVAGCPVNIKIPDFLKLITEGDFEAAYQKIYETNGLPAISGRVCPQESQCEQRCVRGIRGEPVAIGRLERFVADYHNSLPEAPAEKPVPNGHKVAIVGSGPAGLTCASDLAKMGYEVTIFEALHLAGGVLVYGIPEFRLPKSIVQREIDRLEAIGVKIHVNVVVGRSVSIDDLISDGYEAVFVGSGAGLPKFMNIPGENLNGVFSANEFLTRVNLMKSYQNDSATPIVHSKRVAVVGGGNVAMDAARCAKRLGAEEVYIVYRRSEEELPARIEEVHHAKEEEIIFRTLVNPVEILADEKRFVAGMKVQRMALGEPDASGRRRPEPIPGSEYFLPVDTVIMSIGTTPNPLIKMTTDGLDTQKWGGIIINEENGQTSRQEVFAGGDAVTGAATVILAMGAGKTAAEGIHKFITEKAAKA; encoded by the coding sequence ATGGCTAACATGCGACCAACCAAGAATGAAATGCCGGAGCAGCCGGCTCTCGTCCGCAACCATAATTTTAAAGAAGTGACGCTCGGTTATACGCCGGAGCTGGCGATCGACGAAGCGAAGCGCTGCCTGCAATGTAAACATCGTCCCTGCGTCGCCGGATGCCCCGTGAATATTAAGATCCCTGATTTTCTCAAGCTGATTACAGAAGGCGATTTCGAGGCCGCCTATCAGAAAATTTACGAGACGAACGGCCTGCCGGCGATTTCGGGGCGCGTCTGTCCGCAGGAATCGCAGTGCGAACAGCGCTGCGTCCGCGGGATCCGCGGCGAGCCGGTCGCGATCGGCCGGCTTGAACGGTTTGTCGCCGATTATCATAATAGCCTCCCGGAAGCGCCGGCGGAAAAACCGGTCCCGAATGGGCATAAGGTCGCGATCGTCGGTTCCGGCCCTGCCGGTCTGACCTGCGCGAGCGATCTGGCGAAAATGGGGTACGAGGTTACGATCTTTGAAGCGCTGCATTTAGCCGGCGGCGTTCTCGTTTACGGTATTCCTGAATTCCGTCTTCCGAAATCGATCGTTCAGCGCGAAATCGACCGGCTCGAAGCGATTGGCGTCAAGATCCATGTCAACGTTGTCGTCGGACGTTCGGTTTCGATCGACGACCTGATTTCCGACGGATACGAAGCCGTTTTCGTCGGCTCCGGCGCCGGGCTCCCGAAATTTATGAATATTCCGGGCGAGAACCTGAACGGGGTCTTCTCGGCGAACGAGTTCCTGACCCGCGTGAACCTGATGAAATCCTATCAGAACGATTCGGCGACCCCGATTGTGCATTCTAAGCGTGTCGCCGTCGTCGGCGGCGGGAACGTCGCGATGGACGCGGCGCGCTGCGCGAAGCGATTGGGCGCGGAGGAAGTGTATATCGTGTACCGCCGTTCGGAAGAGGAGCTTCCGGCGCGGATCGAAGAAGTTCATCACGCGAAAGAAGAGGAAATTATCTTCCGGACGCTCGTCAACCCGGTCGAGATTTTAGCCGATGAAAAACGGTTCGTCGCCGGGATGAAGGTTCAGCGGATGGCGTTGGGAGAGCCCGACGCGTCGGGACGCCGCCGTCCGGAGCCGATCCCGGGGTCTGAATATTTCCTGCCGGTCGATACGGTGATCATGTCGATCGGGACGACGCCGAACCCGTTGATCAAGATGACGACCGACGGGCTCGATACGCAGAAATGGGGCGGGATCATTATTAACGAAGAAAACGGTCAGACGTCCCGCCAGGAGGTTTTCGCCGGCGGCGACGCGGTTACCGGCGCGGCGACGGTCATTCTGGCGATGGGCGCGGGAAAGACAGCCGCCGAAGGAATCCATAAATTCATTACCGAAAAAGCGGCGAAAGCGTAA